One genomic window of Saccopteryx bilineata isolate mSacBil1 chromosome 4, mSacBil1_pri_phased_curated, whole genome shotgun sequence includes the following:
- the DELE1 gene encoding death ligand signal enhancer isoform X1, with amino-acid sequence MWRLPGLLSRTLPRLLGPGLRGVTPKSTSPDGSQATSSTLLVSLPSFDRSGPHGSGPGTSKGPRSHGWKDGFQWMSGRVSPNTLWDAISWGTLAVLALQLAKQLHFQASLPAGPRRAERGSWRSPLDCFLSSSLWHPCSSLRRHILPSPDGPAPRLTSLREPRLGQEEPSTQSESRSSHSSLRAAGLQDPSEEDPSDTGLLHAGGSFSSRANPAQPRPAGEKEEQDLSKTLSLEEAVTSIQQLFQLSVSIAFNFLGTENMRNGDYTTAFSYFQKAAERGYSKAQYNEGLCHEYGRGTARDLSKAVHCYQLAASQGHSLAQYRCARCLLQDSAFLWDPERQRAVSMMKQAADSGLREAQAFLGVLFTKEPYLDEQRAVKYLWLAAKNGDSQSRYHLGICYEKGLGVQRSLGEAVRCYQQSAALGNEPAQERLRTLFSMEAAARAKDLAVTGSKSFSSPSLYSLNTLLEGASHLPHAASTGNLGLLCRSGRLGASRGAPSRAVPPHLSPLEGSLVRLGFG; translated from the exons ATGTGGCGCCTCCCGGGACTCCTAAGCCGAA CTCTTCCCCGTCTGCTAGGACCTGGCCTCCGAGGTGTGACCCCCAAGAGCACCAGCCCAGATGGGTCTCAGGCTACTTCCTCGACCCTGCTGGTCTCTCTGCCAAGCTTTGACAG GTCAGGCCCCCATGGCTCAGGTCCAGGCACAAGCAAGGGCCCACGGTCCCATGGATGGAAGGATGGTTTCCAGTGGATGTCTGGCCGTGTCTCCCCGAACACCTTGTGGGATGCCATATCATGG GGCACTCTGGCTGTGCTGGCCCTGCAGCTGGCAAAGCAGCTCCACTTCCAGGCATCCCTGCCAGCAGGACCTCGGCGAGCGGAGCGTGGCTCTTGGCGCAGTCCCCTGGACTGTTTCCTCTCATCTTCCCTGTGGCATCCGTGCTCCT CACTGCGAAGGCACATTCTCCCCAGCCCTGATGGCCCAGCTCCCAGACTCACTAGCCTCAGAGAACCCAGGCTGGGCCAGGAAGAACCCTCCACTCAGAGCGAGAGCCGCTCCTCACACAGCTCCTTGAGAGCAGCCGGTCTTCAGGATCCTTCTGAGGAAG ATCCCAGTGATACTGGCTTGCTGCATGCTGGAGGTAGCTTCAGCTCCAGGGCCAATCCGGCCCAGCCTCGGCCTGCTGGTGAAAAGGAG GAACAAGATCTGTCAAAAACGCTTTCCCTCGAGGAGGCTGTGACTTCCATTCAGCAGCTCTTTCAGCTTAGCGTTTCCATCGCTTTCAACTTCCTGG ggacagagaaCATGAGAAATGGGGATTACACGACAGCGTTTTCCTACTTTCAGAAAGCAGCAGAGCGTGGCTACAGCAAAGCACAGTACAACGAGGGCTTGTGTCACGAGTATGGCAGAGGCACTGCCAGGGATCTCAGCAAG GCAGTCCATTGTTACCAGCTGgctgccagccagggccacagtctGGCTCAGTACCGCTGTGCCAGGTGTCTGCTACAAGATTCTGCCTTCTTGTGGGACCCCGAGCGGCAGAGGGCAGTGTCCATGATGAAGCAGGCTGCAGACTCAGGCTTGAGAGAA GCCCAAGCTTTCCTCGGGGTGCTTTTCACCAAGGAGCCATACCTGGACGAGCAGAGAGCTGTGAAATATCTTTGGCTTGCAGCCAAAAATGGG GACTCACAGAGCAGGTACCACTTGGGAATCTGCTATGAGAAGGGCCTTGGTGTGCAGAGGAGCCTGGGAGAGGCTGTGAGGTGTTACCAGCAGTCAGCGGCTCTGGGGAATGAGCCCGCCCAGGAGAGGCTGCGGACCCTCTTTTCCATGGAGGCAGCAG CTCGGGCCAAGGACTTGGCAGTCACAGGATCGAAGTCCTTCTCCAGTCCCTCCCTCTACAGCCTGAACACCCTGCTGGAAGGAGCCTCACACCTCCCACATGCTGCGAGCACAGGGAACCTTGGCCTCCTCTGTAGAAGTGGCCGTCTCGGAGCCAGCCGCGGAGCCCCCAGCAGGGCTGTCCCCCCACACCTGTCCCCCTTGGAGGGGAGTCTCGTCAGACTGGGTTT
- the DELE1 gene encoding death ligand signal enhancer isoform X3 → MWRLPGLLSRTLPRLLGPGLRGVTPKSTSPDGSQATSSTLLVSLPSFDRSGPHGSGPGTSKGPRSHGWKDGFQWMSGRVSPNTLWDAISWGTLAVLALQLAKQLHFQASLPAGPRRAERGSWRSPLDCFLSSSLWHPCSSLRRHILPSPDGPAPRLTSLREPRLGQEEPSTQSESRSSHSSLRAAGLQDPSEEDPSDTGLLHAGGSFSSRANPAQPRPAGEKEEQDLSKTLSLEEAVTSIQQLFQLSVSIAFNFLGTENMRNGDYTTAFSYFQKAAERGYSKAQYNEGLCHEYGRGTARDLSKDSQSRYHLGICYEKGLGVQRSLGEAVRCYQQSAALGNEPAQERLRTLFSMEAAARAKDLAVTGSKSFSSPSLYSLNTLLEGASHLPHAASTGNLGLLCRSGRLGASRGAPSRAVPPHLSPLEGSLVRLGFG, encoded by the exons ATGTGGCGCCTCCCGGGACTCCTAAGCCGAA CTCTTCCCCGTCTGCTAGGACCTGGCCTCCGAGGTGTGACCCCCAAGAGCACCAGCCCAGATGGGTCTCAGGCTACTTCCTCGACCCTGCTGGTCTCTCTGCCAAGCTTTGACAG GTCAGGCCCCCATGGCTCAGGTCCAGGCACAAGCAAGGGCCCACGGTCCCATGGATGGAAGGATGGTTTCCAGTGGATGTCTGGCCGTGTCTCCCCGAACACCTTGTGGGATGCCATATCATGG GGCACTCTGGCTGTGCTGGCCCTGCAGCTGGCAAAGCAGCTCCACTTCCAGGCATCCCTGCCAGCAGGACCTCGGCGAGCGGAGCGTGGCTCTTGGCGCAGTCCCCTGGACTGTTTCCTCTCATCTTCCCTGTGGCATCCGTGCTCCT CACTGCGAAGGCACATTCTCCCCAGCCCTGATGGCCCAGCTCCCAGACTCACTAGCCTCAGAGAACCCAGGCTGGGCCAGGAAGAACCCTCCACTCAGAGCGAGAGCCGCTCCTCACACAGCTCCTTGAGAGCAGCCGGTCTTCAGGATCCTTCTGAGGAAG ATCCCAGTGATACTGGCTTGCTGCATGCTGGAGGTAGCTTCAGCTCCAGGGCCAATCCGGCCCAGCCTCGGCCTGCTGGTGAAAAGGAG GAACAAGATCTGTCAAAAACGCTTTCCCTCGAGGAGGCTGTGACTTCCATTCAGCAGCTCTTTCAGCTTAGCGTTTCCATCGCTTTCAACTTCCTGG ggacagagaaCATGAGAAATGGGGATTACACGACAGCGTTTTCCTACTTTCAGAAAGCAGCAGAGCGTGGCTACAGCAAAGCACAGTACAACGAGGGCTTGTGTCACGAGTATGGCAGAGGCACTGCCAGGGATCTCAGCAAG GACTCACAGAGCAGGTACCACTTGGGAATCTGCTATGAGAAGGGCCTTGGTGTGCAGAGGAGCCTGGGAGAGGCTGTGAGGTGTTACCAGCAGTCAGCGGCTCTGGGGAATGAGCCCGCCCAGGAGAGGCTGCGGACCCTCTTTTCCATGGAGGCAGCAG CTCGGGCCAAGGACTTGGCAGTCACAGGATCGAAGTCCTTCTCCAGTCCCTCCCTCTACAGCCTGAACACCCTGCTGGAAGGAGCCTCACACCTCCCACATGCTGCGAGCACAGGGAACCTTGGCCTCCTCTGTAGAAGTGGCCGTCTCGGAGCCAGCCGCGGAGCCCCCAGCAGGGCTGTCCCCCCACACCTGTCCCCCTTGGAGGGGAGTCTCGTCAGACTGGGTTT
- the DELE1 gene encoding death ligand signal enhancer isoform X2, with protein MWRLPGLLSRTLPRLLGPGLRGVTPKSTSPDGSQATSSTLLVSLPSFDRSGPHGSGPGTSKGPRSHGWKDGFQWMSGRVSPNTLWDAISWGTLAVLALQLAKQLHFQASLPAGPRRAERGSWRSPLDCFLSSSLWHPCSSLRRHILPSPDGPAPRLTSLREPRLGQEEPSTQSESRSSHSSLRAAGLQDPSEEGTENMRNGDYTTAFSYFQKAAERGYSKAQYNEGLCHEYGRGTARDLSKAVHCYQLAASQGHSLAQYRCARCLLQDSAFLWDPERQRAVSMMKQAADSGLREAQAFLGVLFTKEPYLDEQRAVKYLWLAAKNGDSQSRYHLGICYEKGLGVQRSLGEAVRCYQQSAALGNEPAQERLRTLFSMEAAARAKDLAVTGSKSFSSPSLYSLNTLLEGASHLPHAASTGNLGLLCRSGRLGASRGAPSRAVPPHLSPLEGSLVRLGFG; from the exons ATGTGGCGCCTCCCGGGACTCCTAAGCCGAA CTCTTCCCCGTCTGCTAGGACCTGGCCTCCGAGGTGTGACCCCCAAGAGCACCAGCCCAGATGGGTCTCAGGCTACTTCCTCGACCCTGCTGGTCTCTCTGCCAAGCTTTGACAG GTCAGGCCCCCATGGCTCAGGTCCAGGCACAAGCAAGGGCCCACGGTCCCATGGATGGAAGGATGGTTTCCAGTGGATGTCTGGCCGTGTCTCCCCGAACACCTTGTGGGATGCCATATCATGG GGCACTCTGGCTGTGCTGGCCCTGCAGCTGGCAAAGCAGCTCCACTTCCAGGCATCCCTGCCAGCAGGACCTCGGCGAGCGGAGCGTGGCTCTTGGCGCAGTCCCCTGGACTGTTTCCTCTCATCTTCCCTGTGGCATCCGTGCTCCT CACTGCGAAGGCACATTCTCCCCAGCCCTGATGGCCCAGCTCCCAGACTCACTAGCCTCAGAGAACCCAGGCTGGGCCAGGAAGAACCCTCCACTCAGAGCGAGAGCCGCTCCTCACACAGCTCCTTGAGAGCAGCCGGTCTTCAGGATCCTTCTGAGGAAG ggacagagaaCATGAGAAATGGGGATTACACGACAGCGTTTTCCTACTTTCAGAAAGCAGCAGAGCGTGGCTACAGCAAAGCACAGTACAACGAGGGCTTGTGTCACGAGTATGGCAGAGGCACTGCCAGGGATCTCAGCAAG GCAGTCCATTGTTACCAGCTGgctgccagccagggccacagtctGGCTCAGTACCGCTGTGCCAGGTGTCTGCTACAAGATTCTGCCTTCTTGTGGGACCCCGAGCGGCAGAGGGCAGTGTCCATGATGAAGCAGGCTGCAGACTCAGGCTTGAGAGAA GCCCAAGCTTTCCTCGGGGTGCTTTTCACCAAGGAGCCATACCTGGACGAGCAGAGAGCTGTGAAATATCTTTGGCTTGCAGCCAAAAATGGG GACTCACAGAGCAGGTACCACTTGGGAATCTGCTATGAGAAGGGCCTTGGTGTGCAGAGGAGCCTGGGAGAGGCTGTGAGGTGTTACCAGCAGTCAGCGGCTCTGGGGAATGAGCCCGCCCAGGAGAGGCTGCGGACCCTCTTTTCCATGGAGGCAGCAG CTCGGGCCAAGGACTTGGCAGTCACAGGATCGAAGTCCTTCTCCAGTCCCTCCCTCTACAGCCTGAACACCCTGCTGGAAGGAGCCTCACACCTCCCACATGCTGCGAGCACAGGGAACCTTGGCCTCCTCTGTAGAAGTGGCCGTCTCGGAGCCAGCCGCGGAGCCCCCAGCAGGGCTGTCCCCCCACACCTGTCCCCCTTGGAGGGGAGTCTCGTCAGACTGGGTTT